From a single Nicotiana tomentosiformis chromosome 2, ASM39032v3, whole genome shotgun sequence genomic region:
- the LOC104121179 gene encoding nascent polypeptide-associated complex subunit alpha-like protein 1, which produces MTAAQSQEELLAAHLEQQKIESEEPIIEDEEDDDDDDDDDDKDDDDDTEELGDGSGRSKQSRSEKKSRKAMLKLGMKPIPGVSRVTVKKSKNILFVISKPDVFKSPNSDTYVIFGEAKIEDLSSQLQTQAAEQFKAPNLSNVISKPEPSTVAQDDEDVDETGVEPKDIELVMTQAGVSRAKAVKALKAADGDIVSAIMELTN; this is translated from the exons ATGACTGCTGCTCAATCGCAAGAAGAGCTCTTAGCCGCTCATCTCGAACAACAGAAGATTGAA TCTGAGGAACCTATTATcgaggatgaagaagatgatgacgatgacgatgatgatgatgacaaagatgatgatgatgatactgAAG AACTCGGAGATGGTAGTGGTAGGTCAAAGCAGAGCAGGAGTGAGAAGAAGAGTCGCAAAGCTATGCTGAAGCTAGGAATGAAGCCAATCCCAGGGGTCAGCCGTGTAACTGTCAAGAAGAGCAAAAAT ATTCTATTTGTCATCTCAAAACCAGATGTTTTCAAGAGCCCAAATTCAGATACATATGTCATATTTGGTGAAGCAAAGATTGAGGATTTGAGCTCGCAATTGCAGACTCAAGCTGCAGAGCAGTTTAAGGCACCTAATCTGAGCAATGTTATATCGAAGCCTGAGCCATCGACTGTGGCTCAGGATGATGAGGATGTGGATGAGACTGGTGTAGAACCAAAGGATATAGAGTTGGTGATGACTCAAGCAGGAGTCTCCCGAGCTAAAGCTGTCAAAGCTCTCAAGGCTGCTGATGGTGATATTGTCTCTGCTATCATGGAGCTTACAAATTAG